CCGTTCAAACTCAGTTGATTTTAATGGAATATTAATGTAccattatttcttttaaaaagcTTCTGCATGCCCACATAAGCTCATCTAGTTGTAAGCAAAACTTCACGAGTATATACTAATATTAGCAAagatcaaagaaataaaaagaaacagaaagatGGAAACATTGATATAAAGTGACCAATTGGGTCACGTGGAGAGACGAATATGCTTGATTTatggaagaaaaaagaaagtggATATGTTGGAGCAATTCtggaaaaatgacaaatatgatTGGAACAGTAGGGTCTGGCAAAACTTCTGTTTTAGTATTTCCACACGGTTAAAATAAGGTTTCCGTGCGGCTTTAATTTACATCATCCATCATCCATCCATCTATCACTTTAGGATATTTGTATACAACTCTAAAGAAATCTTCAactttgtgtatatatttgtttaataattatgagCTTTTATGAATGAGAAAAATCATACACTCACATTATGAATTATAACCCCGCCTTCCTCTCCAACTCCTTATAAaactcttctctttctcttctcgAATTCACTTTGCTTGCTTGCTTGCTCTCTCCCTACCTCACTCATCTTGTAGCAAAACGAAATGAAGATGTTTGCAGCAGAGAAATCTCAAAAGTATCCGGCAATGCCAGaggtatatataaaatctcaaacACTTCTATAGAGCTAGTTATCGAACTTTTAAATTAAGTTGGttcctttattttattgtgtgtgtgtgtaggtGGTGGAGGAGGTAAAGACAATATCAGATATAGGTTTGCCAATAGCGGCTATGAGCTTGGCGGGGtatctgaaaaatatgattttagttGTGTGCATGGGAAGACTTGGAAGTCTTGAACTTGCAGGGGGGGCTTTAGCCATCGGCTTCACAAACATCACCGGTTATTCGGTTTTATCAGGCTTGGCCATGGGGATGGAACCTATTTGTGGTCAAGGTTTTGGTTCAAAGAACCTGACCTTAGTATCTCTCACTCTAAAGAGAACCATTTTCATGCTACTTCTTGCTTCAGTAGCAATTGGATTTTTATGGTTTAATCTTGAACCTCTCATGCTTATTCTTCATCAAAACCCCGATATAACAAGAGTTGCTAGCATTTATTGTCGCTATGCCATCCCAGACCTGATCGCTAATAGTCTTCTTCATCCTTTACGTATTTATTTGCGCAGTAAAGGAACAACATGGCCACTGATGTGGTGCACTTTACTCTCAATTGTTTTTCACCTCCCCATTGCTATTTTTTTGGCCTTCAATCTTAGTCTTGGCGTCTCTGGAATCGCAATTTCCAACTTCATCACAAATTTTAACACCCTTTTCTTCCTTGTTTGTTACATGCGCTATACTAGTACACCCGAGGAAAAACCATTATGTACACCATTAATAATCGATCAATCATTGTCATTGCCTTTAAATAGTTCTTCATTAGGGGACGAATGGAAAACTCTTCTTCAACTTGCCATTCCAAGCTGTGTAGCTGTTTGTTTGGAGTGGTGGTGGTATGAGTTCATGACGATTTTAGCTGGGTATTTAATCAATCCTCGTGTTGCTCTTGCAACATCAGCTTTAGTAATACAAACAACATCTCTAATGTACACATTGCCAATGGCTCTTAGTGCATCTGTATCGAGCAGAGTAGGCAACGAACTTGGAGCAGGGAGGCCAGAGAAGGCACGTTTGGCCACAGTGGTAGCCGTAGGATTAGCCTTATTTGTGTCAGTATTCGGGTTGTTAGGTACAACTCTCGGACGAGAAGCATGGGCTAAAATCTTTACTAAAGATAGCGAAGTTCTTGAGCTAACTAAGACTGTACTACCCATTATTGGCTTATGTGAGATAGCAAATTGCCCACAAACCACAAGCTGTGGGATTCTCAGAGGGAGTGCTAGGCCCGGAATTGGGGCAACGATAAACTTTTACTCATTTTACTTGGTGGGTGCACCGTTGGCGGTTGTATTGGCCTTTCTTTGGAAATTAGGCTTTGTGGGTCTGTGTTATGGCCTTCTTGGGGCTCAAATTGCATGTGTCATGTCAATTTTAACTGTGGTGTTTAACACAGATTGGGAAAAGGAGTCGATTAAGGCCGCAGACTTGGTGGGCAAAAGTAACACGCCGGCACATGCAGACAGAATAATCACATGTGAAGAAGGTCTTATTGGTTTCCTTAaagaagatgattttgaaaagtgaaacaGAGACTTTGGCTTGGAGGAGGTAACACATACTAGAAGATACGGCGGCCATTAACAGGACAAAATTAAATGACTTCCTTTATCCCTAGTGATTATTTCCCAAGCTCATTAAATATACGtgtttgttttgtcttttccttttcattttcttttttttttttttttgtcttgtaCTTACGTTGGATCGTGAAACCCATAtgcgttttctttttttccaacgTCACAATAACTATTcttgtaatataatatagtttgaGTAAATTGGGTCCTTCGTAATATTGAAAACTCTTTCCTTCTATAGCTTAATCAGTCCATCGGTTCTCATTAGAAATGGCTGAACCTACttgttttggatattttaatGAAAGCCTTAGCATATACCAATTGATGATATCATAAcctaacata
Above is a genomic segment from Mangifera indica cultivar Alphonso chromosome 3, CATAS_Mindica_2.1, whole genome shotgun sequence containing:
- the LOC123210818 gene encoding protein DETOXIFICATION 55-like, encoding MKMFAAEKSQKYPAMPEVVEEVKTISDIGLPIAAMSLAGYLKNMILVVCMGRLGSLELAGGALAIGFTNITGYSVLSGLAMGMEPICGQGFGSKNLTLVSLTLKRTIFMLLLASVAIGFLWFNLEPLMLILHQNPDITRVASIYCRYAIPDLIANSLLHPLRIYLRSKGTTWPLMWCTLLSIVFHLPIAIFLAFNLSLGVSGIAISNFITNFNTLFFLVCYMRYTSTPEEKPLCTPLIIDQSLSLPLNSSSLGDEWKTLLQLAIPSCVAVCLEWWWYEFMTILAGYLINPRVALATSALVIQTTSLMYTLPMALSASVSSRVGNELGAGRPEKARLATVVAVGLALFVSVFGLLGTTLGREAWAKIFTKDSEVLELTKTVLPIIGLCEIANCPQTTSCGILRGSARPGIGATINFYSFYLVGAPLAVVLAFLWKLGFVGLCYGLLGAQIACVMSILTVVFNTDWEKESIKAADLVGKSNTPAHADRIITCEEGLIGFLKEDDFEK